The Haloplanus salinarum genome includes a region encoding these proteins:
- the rpsJ gene encoding 30S ribosomal protein S10 encodes MQQARVRLAGTSPEDLDSICDEVREIASKTGVNLSGPIPLPTKTLEVPSRKSPDGEGTATWEHWEMRVHKRLIDIDADERALRQLMRIQVPNDVSIEIVLED; translated from the coding sequence ATGCAGCAGGCACGCGTTCGCCTGGCGGGCACGAGCCCCGAGGATCTCGACAGCATCTGCGACGAAGTCCGCGAGATCGCGAGCAAGACGGGCGTCAACCTCAGCGGACCGATCCCGCTGCCCACGAAGACCCTGGAGGTCCCGTCGCGGAAGTCCCCCGACGGCGAGGGGACGGCCACCTGGGAACACTGGGAGATGCGCGTCCACAAGCGGCTGATCGACATCGACGCGGACGAGCGTGCGCTTCGTCAGCTCATGCGCATCCAGGTGCCGAACGACGTCAGCATCGAGATCGTCCTCGAAGACTGA
- a CDS encoding winged helix-turn-helix domain-containing protein, which yields MIGEAGGEKIVEADPDFLPDGDYVWVFKSSGWTAGKENSAGEWKQWYEYKLTLKRRETDEDGEEELKKPPTSCSIDIQPQAEDLTYKDGNDYSIPYGEGTRLRIRTTYVERSGQVIDRLFTCLSDALERLGGDPDLVDVGDMKADSARIFKLETHVRFDIDEKHPVKLCLDKSENLIDVGGGAEVKTWKRRDKAGWMEARITSDRWDRLGFDALEVDAIEDGEETTKRLSRELKCYQATDWEDRSRDDPLHHPKLEASLAGDSTAHLSEWDSTLKSLRRLVLSHLEWAGVDDGDLVADDYFKPSTQPTVEVAHPDGRREDLRRFYSRFEPVVWSAAMKYQTDAQYDILSIICENYGATYEQLISATGYSRSNIEYHVGELKDLGLLVTVGNPAIIAFDADYLYEKVSELIDSKIAPHFDEETISARRLGREERARERKEARENGEANGCGSSSDAGDGDQEERADDQEDADGDRGEFVYLSEWEGNLLDLEHELESPDHRRDEEDVRIREFGPPR from the coding sequence GTGATCGGCGAGGCCGGCGGCGAGAAAATTGTCGAGGCCGACCCCGACTTTCTCCCCGACGGAGACTACGTTTGGGTCTTTAAATCGAGCGGATGGACAGCTGGTAAAGAGAACTCGGCCGGCGAGTGGAAACAATGGTACGAATACAAGCTTACGCTGAAACGTCGTGAGACCGACGAGGATGGTGAGGAGGAACTCAAGAAACCCCCTACGTCGTGCTCGATTGATATTCAGCCCCAGGCGGAGGACCTCACCTACAAGGACGGAAACGACTACTCGATTCCGTACGGTGAAGGCACTCGTCTCCGAATCCGAACGACGTATGTCGAGCGCTCCGGCCAGGTGATCGACCGGCTCTTTACCTGCCTCTCCGACGCCCTCGAGCGCCTCGGTGGCGACCCCGACCTCGTCGACGTGGGCGATATGAAAGCCGACTCGGCGCGCATCTTCAAGCTCGAGACTCACGTCCGGTTCGATATCGACGAGAAACATCCGGTGAAACTGTGCCTCGATAAGAGCGAGAACCTCATCGACGTGGGCGGCGGCGCCGAGGTGAAGACCTGGAAACGCCGAGACAAGGCCGGGTGGATGGAAGCCCGTATTACCTCCGATCGGTGGGACCGGCTCGGCTTCGACGCCCTCGAGGTCGACGCGATCGAGGACGGCGAGGAGACGACAAAACGTCTTTCTCGAGAACTCAAGTGCTACCAGGCGACCGATTGGGAGGACCGCTCTCGCGACGACCCACTTCACCATCCGAAGCTCGAGGCGAGTCTCGCCGGCGATTCGACGGCTCACCTCTCCGAGTGGGACTCTACACTCAAGTCGCTCCGTCGGCTCGTCCTCTCTCACCTCGAGTGGGCCGGCGTCGACGACGGTGACCTTGTCGCCGACGACTACTTTAAGCCGAGCACACAGCCGACCGTCGAGGTCGCTCACCCCGACGGTCGTCGCGAGGACCTTCGTCGCTTCTACAGCCGCTTCGAGCCGGTCGTTTGGTCGGCGGCGATGAAGTATCAGACCGACGCGCAGTATGATATCCTCTCGATTATCTGTGAGAACTACGGCGCTACGTACGAGCAACTCATTTCGGCTACCGGCTACAGTAGGTCGAATATCGAGTATCACGTCGGCGAACTCAAAGACCTCGGCCTCCTGGTCACGGTCGGGAACCCCGCGATCATCGCCTTCGACGCCGACTACCTCTACGAGAAGGTCTCGGAGTTAATCGACTCGAAAATCGCCCCCCACTTCGACGAGGAGACTATCTCCGCGCGCCGGCTCGGTCGCGAAGAACGTGCTCGCGAGCGAAAGGAGGCGCGCGAGAACGGCGAGGCGAACGGGTGCGGCTCGTCGAGCGACGCCGGCGACGGCGACCAGGAGGAACGCGCCGACGACCAGGAGGACGCCGACGGCGATCGCGGCGAGTTCGTTTACCTCTCGGAGTGGGAGGGTAACCTCCTCGACCTCGAGCATGAACTCGAGTCGCCCGATCACCGGCGCGACGAGGAGGACGTGAGAATCCGCGAGTTCGGCCCGCCGAGGTAG